In Deinococcus puniceus, one genomic interval encodes:
- the argH gene encoding argininosuccinate lyase — protein MTNTKDKKLWGGRFAEATDGLVELFNASVGFDQRLAEQDIRGSLAHVAMLGQVGILDAPEVAQITDGLNDVLADIRAGNFEWRLDREDVHMNVEAALRDRVGPVAGKLHTARSRNDQVAVDFRLFTKEAAHDLADKTRALRAVMLAEADKHLQAGVILPGYTHLQVAQPILLAHWFMAYVAMLERDEGRFRDATERMDESPLGSSALAGTPWPIDRHATAAALGFARPTANSLDGVGSRDFALEFLSACAILSAHLSRLSEELILYSTFEFGFITLPDSHTTGSSIMPQKKNPDVSELARGKAGRVFGNLMGLLTVVKGTPLAYNKDLQEDKEGVFDSYDTLSIVLRLYADMMPKTVWHAERTKAAAARGYSTATDVADYLARQGVPFREAHEVVGGLVGIASRSSRQLWELTDAELKAAHPLLNAEVAQNLTVEESVKNRASYGGTAPERVREAIADAQKKLEG, from the coding sequence ATGACCAATACAAAAGATAAAAAGCTCTGGGGTGGCCGTTTTGCCGAAGCTACCGATGGCCTCGTGGAACTCTTCAACGCCTCTGTCGGCTTCGATCAGCGGCTGGCCGAGCAGGATATTCGCGGTTCGCTGGCGCATGTGGCGATGCTCGGGCAGGTGGGCATTCTGGACGCTCCAGAAGTCGCGCAGATTACGGACGGCCTGAATGACGTGCTGGCCGACATTCGCGCTGGAAATTTTGAATGGCGACTAGACCGCGAAGACGTGCATATGAACGTGGAAGCCGCGCTGCGTGACCGGGTTGGCCCCGTGGCGGGCAAGCTGCACACGGCCCGCAGCCGCAACGATCAGGTGGCAGTGGATTTCCGGCTGTTTACCAAGGAAGCGGCGCACGATCTGGCCGACAAAACGCGGGCACTCCGGGCCGTGATGCTGGCCGAGGCCGACAAGCACCTGCAAGCTGGGGTCATTTTGCCGGGCTACACGCATTTGCAGGTGGCCCAACCGATTTTGCTGGCGCACTGGTTCATGGCCTACGTCGCCATGCTGGAGCGCGATGAAGGCCGCTTCCGCGACGCTACCGAGCGCATGGACGAATCGCCACTGGGCAGTTCGGCATTGGCAGGCACGCCTTGGCCGATAGACCGACACGCTACCGCCGCCGCCCTCGGTTTTGCCCGCCCCACCGCCAACTCTCTAGACGGTGTGGGCAGCCGTGATTTTGCGCTGGAATTCCTGAGCGCCTGCGCCATTCTCAGCGCCCATTTGTCGCGCCTGTCGGAAGAACTGATCTTGTATTCCACCTTTGAATTCGGCTTTATTACGCTGCCCGATTCGCACACCACAGGCTCCAGCATCATGCCCCAGAAGAAAAACCCGGATGTGTCCGAGTTGGCACGCGGCAAGGCGGGGCGCGTGTTCGGCAACCTGATGGGCCTGCTGACGGTGGTGAAAGGCACGCCGCTGGCCTACAACAAGGATTTGCAGGAAGACAAAGAGGGCGTGTTCGACAGTTACGACACCCTCAGCATCGTGCTGCGGCTGTATGCCGACATGATGCCTAAGACCGTGTGGCACGCCGAAAGAACTAAAGCGGCAGCGGCACGGGGCTACAGCACGGCAACCGACGTGGCCGACTATCTGGCCCGGCAAGGCGTCCCCTTCCGCGAGGCGCATGAAGTGGTGGGCGGACTGGTAGGCATTGCTTCCCGCTCTAGCCGCCAACTCTGGGAACTCACCGACGCCGAACTGAAGGCCGCCCACCCGCTGCTGAATGCTGAAGTCGCCCAGAACCTGACCGTAGAAGAGAGCGTCAAAAACCGCGCCAGCTACGGCGGCACTGCCCCAGAGCGGGTGCGAGAAGCCATAGCCGACGCTCAGAAGAAATTAGAGGGCTGA
- a CDS encoding LysE/ArgO family amino acid transporter — protein sequence MPPFLRGLTLGFSLIVAIGPQNAFVLRQGLTRQHALLAAFVCALADSLLITLGVLGIGAFLARSPTLTLIGTLAGAAFLLWYGWRSFRSARHPVALDTAGQTQQSPRAVLATALAFTFLNPHVFLDTLVLIGGASAGLSSSGRLGFLGGTLLASWVWFFGLALAGRQLAPVMKNPRAWQVLDLIIGVMMWTIAAGLVWGAVQGK from the coding sequence GTGCCTCCCTTCCTGCGCGGTTTGACCCTCGGTTTCTCGCTGATCGTGGCGATTGGGCCGCAAAATGCCTTTGTGCTGCGGCAGGGGCTGACGCGGCAACATGCGCTGTTGGCCGCGTTCGTGTGTGCGCTAGCCGACTCGCTGCTAATTACCTTGGGCGTGCTGGGCATCGGCGCATTTTTGGCCCGCAGTCCGACGCTGACGCTCATCGGCACGCTGGCTGGCGCGGCGTTTTTGCTGTGGTACGGCTGGCGCTCCTTCAGGTCGGCGCGGCATCCTGTGGCCCTCGACACGGCAGGGCAGACGCAGCAATCGCCCCGCGCCGTGTTGGCAACCGCCCTCGCGTTCACGTTCCTCAATCCGCACGTGTTTCTTGACACTCTTGTGCTGATCGGCGGGGCGAGCGCGGGCCTGAGCAGCAGCGGACGCCTCGGCTTTTTGGGCGGTACCCTGCTGGCGTCTTGGGTTTGGTTTTTTGGCTTGGCATTGGCAGGCCGCCAACTGGCCCCCGTCATGAAAAACCCGCGTGCATGGCAAGTGCTGGACTTGATTATCGGCGTGATGATGTGGACTATCGCAGCGGGGCTGGTGTGGGGGGCGGTGCAGGGGAAGTAG
- a CDS encoding pyridoxal phosphate-dependent aminotransferase, whose translation MPELLPRARASSESIFSQMSRLALQHGAVNLGQGFPSDAPPAFLLDAARGALGRWDQYAPPAGLPILRDAIGTDLGVDGADVVVTSGATEALNVLALSLYGPGDEVLMLEPVFDVYLPQARLSGARPVTVPMRLDDVSGWTLDMDALQAAVTPQTRAILLNSPFNPTGTVFTPAECAELVALARAHDLWIISDEVYDELYFGDKPTSFRTLAPERTFTVGSAGKRLEATGWRVGWIACPPGLAPMLAAIRQNGSFCAPTPFQVAVAAALPLARESGFYEGLRAGYGQRMSLLASGLRQLGATVFVPSGTYFLTARHPHWTADTLVRQAGVAVIPGAAFYAQHAAPDGLLRLAFCKSQPEIERALDSLSRYAVQTPA comes from the coding sequence ATGCCCGAACTCCTGCCCCGCGCCCGCGCTTCTTCGGAAAGTATTTTTTCCCAGATGAGCCGCCTCGCCCTGCAACACGGCGCGGTGAACTTGGGGCAGGGCTTTCCGTCCGACGCGCCCCCGGCCTTCCTGCTGGACGCGGCGCGGGGCGCACTGGGCCGCTGGGATCAGTACGCGCCCCCGGCAGGCCTGCCCATCTTGCGCGACGCCATCGGCACAGATTTGGGTGTAGACGGCGCAGACGTGGTAGTGACTTCGGGCGCGACGGAGGCGCTGAATGTGCTGGCCCTGTCCCTGTATGGCCCCGGCGATGAAGTGCTGATGCTGGAGCCGGTGTTCGATGTGTATCTGCCGCAAGCGCGGTTGTCGGGGGCCAGACCTGTAACCGTGCCCATGCGCCTAGACGACGTTTCTGGCTGGACGCTGGACATGGACGCCCTGCAAGCTGCGGTGACGCCCCAGACGCGGGCAATCTTGCTCAATAGCCCGTTTAATCCTACTGGCACGGTCTTCACGCCCGCCGAATGCGCCGAACTGGTGGCCCTCGCCCGCGCCCATGATCTCTGGATCATCAGCGATGAGGTCTACGACGAGTTGTATTTCGGAGACAAGCCCACGTCGTTTCGCACCTTGGCCCCCGAGCGCACGTTTACGGTGGGCAGCGCGGGAAAACGGCTGGAGGCCACCGGCTGGCGCGTGGGCTGGATCGCCTGCCCGCCGGGGCTTGCGCCGATGCTGGCGGCCATTCGACAGAACGGGTCTTTTTGTGCGCCCACGCCGTTTCAGGTGGCGGTGGCGGCGGCCTTGCCCCTTGCCCGCGAATCGGGATTTTATGAGGGCCTGCGGGCAGGCTACGGCCAGCGCATGAGCCTGCTGGCGTCGGGCCTGCGGCAACTGGGGGCCACCGTATTTGTGCCGAGCGGCACGTATTTTCTGACCGCCCGCCATCCCCACTGGACAGCCGATACGTTGGTGAGGCAAGCGGGCGTGGCTGTCATTCCCGGCGCGGCTTTTTATGCCCAACATGCCGCGCCAGACGGTCTGTTGCGCCTCGCCTTCTGCAAATCCCAGCCCGAAATAGAGCGGGCGCTGGACAGCCTCAGCAGGTACGCGGTGCAGACCCCTGCCTGA
- a CDS encoding GNAT family N-acetyltransferase codes for MTSALRPVTRADLPKFHTVMMAAGMDARSSWSRTTVADLEHSLFGVGAGGFLAWAGAEAVGCVGFRPDGSHTLTLNKLATLPNARAQGIGAALVRAVEDLAAEQGFRRVLLAVSQFNLEVIPFYERLGYVQDSAAVYAHASPQSPKPVVLVKEQL; via the coding sequence ATGACCTCTGCCCTGCGCCCCGTTACCCGCGCCGACTTGCCCAAGTTTCATACCGTGATGATGGCGGCTGGCATGGATGCCCGTTCTAGCTGGAGCCGCACCACCGTTGCCGACTTGGAACACTCGCTGTTCGGCGTTGGCGCGGGCGGATTCTTGGCTTGGGCAGGCGCGGAAGCAGTGGGCTGCGTCGGCTTTCGCCCCGATGGTTCGCACACCCTGACGCTGAATAAACTCGCCACATTGCCGAACGCACGCGCTCAGGGCATCGGCGCGGCGCTGGTGCGGGCGGTGGAAGACTTGGCCGCCGAGCAGGGTTTTAGGCGAGTGCTGTTGGCCGTCTCGCAATTCAATTTAGAAGTTATCCCTTTTTACGAACGGCTGGGGTATGTGCAGGATTCGGCGGCGGTGTATGCACATGCCAGCCCGCAGAGTCCTAAACCGGTGGTACTGGTGAAGGAGCAATTGTGA
- a CDS encoding GGDEF domain-containing protein has translation MPKNVFVWLARWSPFGRRWDDTPQLHRAKQRIYRVCLLMSLLMLVITALLPQSDPRVSEIQLFINAFGFLVALIALLCLRWTRWLRVIELLMATGIFAYTILWDSLFLMLDVLPSREFVITYGPVFLLGAVILSLMVPQRALLPLLAVPFSVHAVLTWLLLSRSEWTDLHSARLVTDLTTLITLIPLMLVGEYQRAVVLAEQAAQSIHKLAETDPLTGILNRRGLMAQLEQEVAVMTLLDIDHFKSINDTYGHEQGDAVLQGVGEYLASLTSAHASGHQHLQVGRWGGEEFLLLLRQPPAEGVVVWAEDLRAGLQRLCPNGLPITVSVGVAARWPEEPVAQTLKRVDGLMYQAKFGGRNRVAVAPEDSE, from the coding sequence ATGCCCAAAAATGTGTTCGTCTGGCTCGCAAGATGGTCACCTTTTGGGCGGCGCTGGGACGATACCCCGCAGCTTCACCGGGCCAAGCAGCGCATCTACCGCGTATGTCTCCTGATGTCGCTGCTGATGTTGGTCATCACGGCCCTGTTGCCGCAATCAGATCCGCGCGTCTCCGAGATTCAGCTGTTCATCAATGCCTTCGGCTTCTTGGTGGCGCTGATCGCCCTGCTCTGTCTGCGCTGGACACGCTGGCTCCGGGTCATCGAACTGCTGATGGCGACGGGTATTTTCGCCTACACGATCTTGTGGGACTCTCTGTTCCTGATGCTTGACGTGTTGCCCAGCCGTGAGTTCGTGATCACGTATGGGCCGGTCTTTTTGCTGGGGGCGGTGATTCTCAGCCTGATGGTGCCGCAGCGGGCGCTTTTGCCCCTGTTGGCCGTGCCTTTTTCGGTTCATGCCGTGCTGACGTGGCTGCTGCTGTCGCGCTCTGAGTGGACTGATCTGCATTCTGCCCGGCTGGTGACCGACCTGACCACCCTGATTACTCTGATTCCCCTGATGTTGGTGGGCGAGTATCAGCGGGCGGTGGTGTTGGCCGAACAAGCTGCCCAATCTATCCACAAGTTGGCCGAAACAGACCCACTCACGGGCATTCTGAACCGCCGGGGTCTGATGGCGCAGCTTGAGCAGGAGGTAGCGGTCATGACCCTGCTGGATATAGACCACTTCAAATCCATCAACGATACCTACGGGCATGAGCAGGGTGACGCGGTGCTGCAAGGGGTGGGGGAGTATCTGGCGAGCCTGACGAGCGCCCACGCGTCCGGCCACCAGCATCTTCAGGTGGGGCGCTGGGGGGGCGAAGAATTTCTGCTGCTGCTGCGTCAGCCGCCTGCTGAAGGCGTCGTGGTGTGGGCCGAAGACCTGCGGGCGGGCCTTCAGCGGCTGTGTCCCAATGGCCTGCCGATCACCGTCAGTGTCGGGGTTGCGGCGCGGTGGCCGGAAGAGCCCGTCGCGCAGACCTTGAAACGGGTGGACGGGTTGATGTATCAGGCCAAATTCGGGGGCCGCAACCGGGTTGCTGTGGCCCCTGAAGACTCCGAATAA
- a CDS encoding argininosuccinate synthase produces the protein MTQNPAPTQAAPKQKIVLAYSGGLDTSIILKWLQTERNYDVVCFTADLGQGDEVEEARVKALNTGAVAAYALDLREEFVRDYVFAMFRSSALYEGYYLLGTSIARPLIAKKMVEIAQKEGAVAVSHGATGKGNDQVRFEMTAYALQPDIVTVAPWRDWEFQGRADLEAFAHEHGIPVPTTKKDPWSTDANMLHISFEGGILEDPWTEPPAHMFKLTVAPEAAPDEAEYVEVEFLNGDPVAINGEQLSPAALLTKANDIGGRHGIGRLDLVENRFVGMKSRGVYETPGGTLLYHARRAVESLTLDREVLHQRDALAPKYAELVYNGFWFAPEREALQVYMDHVAQSVTGTARIKLYKGNCIVVGRKAPKSLYDKDLVSFEAGGDYNQHDAGAFIKLNALRMRVQARVEAKAAKKD, from the coding sequence ATGACCCAAAACCCTGCCCCCACACAAGCTGCGCCAAAGCAAAAAATTGTGCTCGCCTATTCGGGCGGCCTCGATACATCCATCATCCTGAAGTGGCTGCAAACTGAGCGCAATTACGATGTGGTGTGCTTTACCGCCGATTTGGGGCAGGGCGACGAGGTGGAAGAAGCCCGCGTGAAGGCGCTGAACACAGGCGCGGTGGCCGCCTACGCGCTGGATTTGCGCGAGGAATTTGTGCGCGATTACGTGTTCGCCATGTTCCGCAGCAGCGCCCTGTACGAAGGCTATTACCTGCTGGGCACGTCTATTGCCCGCCCGCTGATTGCCAAGAAAATGGTGGAAATTGCCCAGAAGGAAGGCGCAGTGGCGGTGTCTCACGGTGCGACGGGCAAGGGCAACGATCAGGTGCGCTTTGAAATGACGGCCTACGCCCTGCAACCGGACATAGTAACGGTGGCTCCTTGGCGAGATTGGGAATTTCAGGGCCGCGCTGACCTCGAAGCCTTTGCCCACGAACACGGCATTCCCGTGCCCACCACCAAAAAAGACCCGTGGAGTACCGACGCCAACATGCTGCATATCTCTTTTGAGGGCGGCATTTTGGAAGACCCTTGGACTGAGCCACCCGCCCATATGTTCAAGCTGACGGTGGCCCCCGAAGCCGCGCCCGACGAGGCGGAATATGTGGAAGTGGAGTTCTTGAACGGCGATCCGGTGGCGATCAACGGCGAGCAACTCAGCCCCGCCGCCCTGCTGACCAAAGCCAACGACATCGGCGGCAGGCACGGCATTGGCCGCCTTGACCTCGTGGAAAACCGCTTTGTGGGCATGAAGTCTCGCGGCGTGTATGAAACCCCCGGCGGCACGCTGCTGTATCACGCCCGCCGCGCCGTGGAAAGCCTGACGCTTGACCGCGAAGTGCTGCACCAGCGCGACGCTTTGGCCCCCAAATACGCCGAACTGGTCTACAACGGCTTCTGGTTCGCGCCCGAACGCGAGGCCCTTCAGGTGTATATGGATCACGTGGCCCAAAGCGTCACCGGAACCGCCCGCATCAAGCTGTATAAGGGCAACTGCATCGTGGTGGGCCGCAAAGCCCCCAAGAGCCTCTACGACAAAGACCTCGTGAGCTTTGAAGCGGGGGGCGACTACAACCAACATGACGCCGGAGCTTTCATCAAGCTAAATGCTCTGAGAATGCGCGTGCAGGCACGGGTTGAGGCAAAGGCCGCCAAAAAGGACTGA
- a CDS encoding DinB family protein, which yields MTLTDLVAHTLPRLQSLTDAQASAKALPDVWSAKEVLGHLIDSGVNNHARFVRASVQSGLELPGYAQNDWVAAGAYGARTWVDLVTLWAAYQLQLAHVIAHLPPPALAHTLRVGGGESVTLGFLGEDYVAHQVHHLNQIWERTGA from the coding sequence ATGACGCTGACTGATCTGGTAGCCCACACCCTGCCCCGCCTGCAATCCCTCACCGACGCGCAGGCCAGCGCCAAAGCCTTGCCCGACGTGTGGAGCGCCAAAGAAGTCTTGGGCCACCTGATCGACAGCGGCGTGAACAACCATGCCCGGTTCGTGCGGGCTAGCGTACAGAGCGGCCTAGAGTTGCCCGGTTACGCGCAAAACGATTGGGTGGCAGCGGGCGCGTATGGGGCGCGAACTTGGGTCGATCTGGTCACGCTCTGGGCGGCCTATCAACTCCAGTTGGCGCACGTCATCGCGCATTTGCCGCCGCCTGCACTGGCCCATACTTTGCGTGTGGGCGGGGGAGAGTCCGTCACGCTGGGCTTTCTGGGCGAGGATTATGTGGCCCATCAGGTGCATCATCTGAACCAAATTTGGGAGCGCACGGGCGCATGA
- a CDS encoding GNAT family N-acetyltransferase: MSLPAGYLLRRATPADAETIQAQRDAMFVDMGKDPVQLQQVHTAALGWHRRMLQVGLYDGFLLETEGVVVASAGLLWRDWPPSAATIEQTRAYLMNVYVQPPHRGNGLAQFLIEEMLAECALRGVHIVSLHASEAGRPIYERLGFRSNSEMELVLP; the protein is encoded by the coding sequence ATGAGTTTGCCCGCCGGATACCTGTTGCGCCGGGCCACGCCTGCCGACGCTGAGACTATTCAGGCCCAACGCGACGCCATGTTCGTAGATATGGGCAAAGACCCCGTTCAGCTTCAGCAGGTGCATACTGCCGCGCTGGGCTGGCATCGGCGGATGCTGCAAGTGGGCTTGTACGACGGGTTTTTGCTGGAGACTGAGGGCGTGGTGGTGGCAAGCGCGGGTCTGCTGTGGCGAGACTGGCCGCCCAGTGCCGCCACCATCGAGCAGACGCGGGCCTACCTGATGAACGTGTATGTTCAGCCGCCGCACCGGGGCAACGGATTGGCCCAGTTTTTAATAGAAGAAATGCTGGCGGAGTGCGCCCTGCGCGGCGTGCATATCGTCTCCCTGCACGCCAGCGAAGCCGGACGCCCGATCTATGAACGGCTGGGCTTCCGTTCAAACTCCGAAATGGAATTGGTCTTGCCATGA
- the carB gene encoding carbamoyl-phosphate synthase large subunit, with translation MPKRTDLQTILILGSGPIQIGQAAEFDYSGTQALKALKNEGYRVVLVNSNPATIMTDPDLADATYLEPLTPEFVEHVIAKEKPDALLPTLGGQTALNLAMELHERGTLAKYGVELIGAGVEAIKKGEDRELFQAAMKKIGIETARGQMVHSMEEAVEYQKEIGLPIVIRPSFTLGGTGGGIAHTYEQFLAITEGGLRDSPVTSVLLEESILGWKEYELEVMRDTADTVIIITSIENFDPMGVHTGDSITVAPAQTLSDVEYQRLRDQSLAIIREIGVATGGSNIQFAVDPTNGRVIVIEMNPRVSRSSALASKATGFPIAKIAALLAVGYHLDELTNDITRVTPASFEPSIDYVVTKIPRFAFEKFPGTSDALGTQMRSVGEVMAIGRTFKESLQKAMRSVESDVRGAFAAMTDEELRGLLYGNPRRLEAVIELFRRGETLEQLFDATKIDPWFLSQLAEIVAAEREIAALGPMAEWKYELWREIKRLGFSDARLGELVGLTELDVRRIRKDAKATPVYKTVDTCAAEFEAHTPYHYSTYEWEDEVTHTDKPKVVILGSGPNRIGQGVEFDYATVHAVWALQDAGYETIMINSNPETVSTDYDTADRLYFEPLTFEDVMNIVEHEKPVGVIVQLGGQTPLKLAARLAAAGAPIIGTSPETIHEAEDRASFNSLCERLGIRQPLGKVAATPAEARALAAELGFPLMARPSYVLGGRAMRTVRSMEELVTYLDEVYAAVEGQPSILLDQFLEGALELDVDTLCDGQIAVVAGIMEHVEAAGIHSGDSACVLPPVSLSAELLAEVKATTERLALALGVRGLMNVQYAIKDGLPYILEANPRASRTVPFVSKAINHALAKSAARIAVGHTLEQIGFTETPTPSMYSVKEVHLPFLKFAGVQPILGPEMKSTGESMGIDADPYLAFYRAQLGAKNYLPLSGTALLLGTGLDGVAATLEGAGLNVIRERDGETLPDLLIDVTESKLLRLALERGVPIVSTREGAEWTAKAIAAAVGAELGVKSLQEWVS, from the coding sequence ATGCCTAAGCGAACTGACCTCCAGACGATTCTTATTCTCGGTAGCGGCCCTATTCAGATCGGGCAGGCCGCCGAGTTCGACTATTCGGGAACGCAGGCGCTGAAGGCCCTGAAAAATGAGGGTTACCGCGTGGTGCTGGTGAACTCGAATCCGGCCACCATCATGACCGACCCCGATTTGGCCGACGCGACCTACCTAGAGCCGCTGACACCCGAATTCGTGGAGCACGTGATTGCCAAAGAGAAGCCGGACGCCCTGCTGCCCACGCTCGGCGGCCAAACCGCCCTGAATCTCGCCATGGAACTGCACGAGCGCGGCACGCTTGCCAAATACGGCGTAGAACTGATCGGCGCGGGCGTGGAGGCCATCAAGAAGGGCGAAGACCGCGAACTGTTTCAGGCCGCCATGAAGAAAATCGGCATTGAGACGGCACGCGGCCAGATGGTTCACAGCATGGAAGAAGCTGTGGAGTACCAGAAGGAAATCGGCCTGCCCATCGTGATTCGGCCTAGCTTTACGCTGGGCGGCACCGGTGGCGGCATCGCACATACCTACGAGCAATTCTTGGCGATCACGGAAGGCGGCCTGCGCGACAGCCCCGTGACCTCCGTGTTGCTGGAAGAAAGCATTCTGGGCTGGAAGGAATACGAGCTGGAAGTGATGCGCGATACCGCAGACACGGTGATCATCATCACGAGCATCGAAAACTTCGACCCGATGGGCGTGCATACCGGAGACTCCATCACGGTGGCCCCGGCGCAGACCCTCAGCGACGTGGAATACCAGCGCCTGCGCGATCAGTCGTTGGCGATTATTCGGGAAATTGGCGTGGCGACGGGCGGCAGCAACATTCAGTTTGCCGTAGACCCCACCAATGGCCGCGTGATCGTGATCGAAATGAACCCCCGTGTGAGCCGCAGCAGTGCGCTGGCGAGTAAAGCCACCGGATTCCCGATTGCCAAAATTGCCGCGCTGCTGGCGGTGGGGTATCACCTCGACGAACTGACCAACGACATCACCCGCGTCACGCCTGCGTCGTTTGAACCCAGCATCGATTACGTGGTCACCAAGATTCCGCGCTTTGCCTTCGAAAAGTTCCCCGGCACATCCGACGCGCTGGGCACGCAGATGCGGAGCGTGGGCGAAGTCATGGCGATTGGGCGCACCTTTAAGGAGAGCCTGCAAAAAGCCATGCGCTCGGTGGAATCCGACGTGCGCGGCGCGTTCGCGGCCATGACCGACGAGGAACTACGCGGCCTGCTGTACGGCAATCCCCGCCGTCTGGAAGCGGTGATCGAACTCTTCAGACGTGGCGAAACGCTGGAGCAACTGTTCGACGCCACCAAAATAGACCCCTGGTTCCTGTCCCAGTTGGCCGAAATCGTGGCCGCCGAACGTGAAATCGCGGCGTTGGGGCCGATGGCCGAATGGAAATACGAGCTGTGGCGCGAGATCAAACGGCTGGGCTTTTCCGATGCCCGCTTGGGCGAACTGGTGGGCCTGACCGAGCTGGACGTGCGCCGGATTCGCAAGGACGCCAAAGCGACGCCCGTGTACAAAACAGTGGACACCTGCGCCGCCGAATTCGAGGCCCACACGCCGTATCACTACTCCACCTACGAATGGGAAGACGAGGTGACGCACACCGACAAGCCCAAAGTGGTGATTTTAGGCAGCGGGCCGAACCGGATCGGGCAGGGCGTGGAATTCGACTACGCCACCGTGCATGCGGTCTGGGCCTTACAGGACGCGGGCTACGAAACGATCATGATCAATTCCAACCCGGAAACGGTCAGCACCGACTACGACACCGCAGACCGCCTGTATTTCGAGCCACTAACCTTTGAAGACGTGATGAACATCGTGGAGCACGAGAAACCGGTGGGCGTGATCGTGCAACTGGGCGGGCAGACACCGCTGAAACTGGCGGCACGGTTGGCGGCAGCGGGTGCGCCGATCATCGGCACGTCACCCGAAACCATTCACGAGGCCGAAGACCGCGCCAGCTTCAATTCGCTGTGCGAGCGCCTCGGCATCCGGCAACCGCTGGGCAAAGTGGCCGCCACCCCCGCCGAGGCCCGCGCCCTGGCCGCCGAACTGGGCTTCCCGCTGATGGCTCGCCCCAGCTACGTGCTGGGGGGCCGCGCCATGCGCACGGTTCGCAGCATGGAAGAACTGGTCACCTATCTGGACGAGGTGTACGCGGCGGTAGAAGGCCAGCCGAGCATCTTGCTGGATCAGTTTTTGGAAGGGGCGCTGGAACTGGATGTAGACACGCTCTGCGACGGCCAGATTGCGGTGGTGGCCGGGATCATGGAACACGTGGAAGCCGCCGGAATCCACAGCGGCGACAGCGCCTGCGTGCTGCCCCCGGTGAGCCTGAGCGCGGAACTGCTGGCAGAGGTGAAGGCGACGACGGAGCGGCTGGCATTGGCGCTAGGCGTGCGCGGCCTGATGAACGTGCAGTACGCGATTAAAGACGGCCTGCCCTACATTCTGGAAGCCAACCCCCGTGCCAGCCGCACCGTGCCGTTCGTGTCCAAGGCCATCAATCACGCGCTGGCAAAGAGTGCTGCCCGGATCGCGGTAGGACACACGCTGGAGCAGATCGGCTTTACCGAGACCCCAACGCCCTCCATGTACAGCGTCAAGGAAGTTCACCTGCCGTTCCTGAAATTTGCGGGCGTGCAGCCCATTCTGGGGCCAGAAATGAAAAGCACGGGCGAGAGCATGGGCATAGATGCAGACCCGTATCTGGCGTTTTACCGGGCGCAACTGGGGGCCAAGAATTACCTGCCCTTGTCTGGTACGGCCTTGCTGCTGGGCACGGGACTGGACGGGGTAGCCGCCACGCTGGAAGGCGCGGGCCTGAACGTAATTCGGGAGCGCGACGGTGAGACGTTGCCTGACCTGCTGATCGACGTGACCGAATCCAAATTGCTGCGGCTGGCGCTGGAACGCGGGGTGCCCATCGTATCTACGCGGGAAGGTGCGGAGTGGACGGCTAAGGCGATTGCGGCAGCGGTAGGTGCAGAGTTGGGGGTTAAGAGCTTGCAGGAGTGGGTGAGCTAA